Proteins from a genomic interval of Desulfovibrio litoralis DSM 11393:
- a CDS encoding YicC/YloC family endoribonuclease has product MLKSMTGFGRYSQEEEKCVQTWEVRSVNSRYLDIKWRLPQCVRSFEPIFEKTLRRFAQRGRLEVSLSLQFNNNYSDVLTFNDNAASSILDRLTLFAKERGHIYTPDYNRLLGLSHLWETDNLSNNEELSDNLVQGLEAALTDWNDARLSEAKTLSSDILSRIIRMEEWLDLIIERAPEIKEERFSAVKERIGEILANHQQELDEGRFLQEITLLADKLDVSEELTRLSSHLERLRELLSLGNDAGRRLDFTMQECFREINTCGNKIQDVQISRIVVDFKNELEKCREQVQNLE; this is encoded by the coding sequence ATGTTAAAAAGCATGACCGGATTTGGTCGCTATTCTCAAGAAGAAGAAAAATGTGTGCAAACTTGGGAAGTACGTAGCGTAAATAGTCGCTATCTTGATATAAAGTGGCGTCTGCCTCAATGTGTTAGGTCCTTTGAACCAATCTTTGAAAAAACTTTAAGGCGTTTTGCACAAAGAGGACGTTTGGAAGTCTCTTTAAGCCTTCAATTCAATAATAATTATTCAGACGTCTTAACGTTTAACGACAATGCGGCATCAAGTATTTTAGATCGTCTAACGCTTTTTGCCAAAGAACGTGGTCATATTTATACACCTGATTATAACCGTCTCTTAGGCCTGTCTCATTTATGGGAAACAGACAACTTAAGCAACAACGAAGAATTATCAGACAATCTTGTTCAAGGTTTAGAAGCCGCCTTAACCGATTGGAACGACGCAAGATTAAGCGAAGCAAAAACTTTATCAAGCGATATTTTATCACGCATTATCCGCATGGAAGAATGGCTTGATCTTATTATTGAAAGGGCTCCGGAAATAAAAGAAGAAAGATTTTCAGCGGTTAAAGAGAGAATTGGCGAAATCTTGGCAAATCATCAACAAGAATTGGACGAAGGGCGTTTTTTACAAGAAATCACCCTGCTTGCCGATAAACTTGATGTAAGTGAAGAATTAACTAGACTTTCCTCTCACTTAGAACGCTTGAGAGAACTCTTAAGCCTCGGAAATGATGCCGGAAGAAGGCTTGACTTTACCATGCAAGAATGTTTCAGAGAAATAAATACCTGTGGAAATAAAATTCAAGATGTGCAAATATCCAGAATAGTTGTTGACTTTAAAAATGAACTTGAAAAATGTCGTGAACAAGTTCAAAACTTGGAGTAA
- a CDS encoding DUF370 domain-containing protein — MAEYKLLNIGFGNAVLISRIISIINPNSSPAKRLREDAKDESRLIDATQGRKTRAVIITDSNHIILSAIQAETLAQRLVQDGN; from the coding sequence GTGGCGGAATATAAGCTCTTAAACATAGGCTTTGGGAATGCCGTTTTAATCTCAAGAATTATCAGCATAATAAACCCAAACTCTTCTCCGGCTAAAAGGCTTAGAGAAGACGCAAAAGATGAATCAAGGTTAATTGACGCAACCCAAGGGCGTAAAACCAGAGCTGTTATCATAACTGATTCAAATCACATTATTTTATCAGCAATACAAGCCGAAACACTCGCACAACGTTTAGTACAAGACGGAAACTAA
- the gmk gene encoding guanylate kinase, protein MNTVDRKGIALIICAPSGAGKTTLTKRLLSEFPRFVFSVSYTTRPPRPHEVHGKDYYFVTKEEFSNLINENYFAEWATVHGNYYGTPLQNTINTLADGNDILFDVDVQGARQIKASLKNLGRYVFVLPPSRRVLEQRLRSRGTDSDEVIARRLSVVTKEIADAPLFDCVIINDDIKTAYDELRSAYIAATLAPVCRSHFLNDLLKQWS, encoded by the coding sequence ATGAATACTGTTGACAGAAAAGGAATAGCCTTAATAATTTGTGCACCTTCGGGAGCGGGAAAAACAACCCTTACAAAAAGGTTACTAAGCGAATTTCCACGTTTTGTTTTTTCCGTCTCTTATACAACTCGACCGCCTCGCCCCCACGAAGTTCATGGCAAAGATTATTATTTTGTTACGAAAGAAGAATTTTCAAACCTGATTAATGAAAATTATTTCGCAGAATGGGCAACAGTACACGGGAACTATTACGGAACCCCCCTGCAAAACACTATAAACACCCTTGCTGACGGTAATGATATTTTGTTTGATGTTGATGTCCAAGGTGCAAGGCAAATAAAAGCCAGCTTAAAAAATCTTGGGCGTTATGTGTTTGTCCTACCACCTTCAAGAAGAGTCTTGGAACAAAGACTGCGTTCAAGAGGAACAGATTCCGATGAAGTAATCGCAAGACGTCTATCCGTTGTTACTAAAGAAATAGCTGATGCGCCTCTTTTTGATTGTGTTATTATTAATGATGATATTAAAACCGCTTACGATGAGTTACGCTCGGCTTATATTGCGGCTACCCTTGCCCCCGTTTGTCGCTCTCACTTTTTAAACGACTTGTTAAAACAATGGTCATAA
- the pyrF gene encoding orotidine-5'-phosphate decarboxylase produces the protein MKTELIIALDYPSASKALALAETCKDLNPKPLLKIGLQLYVAEGPTLIKKLKQMGFKIFLDLKFYDIPNTVASAIQSAITLGVDIIDIHLSGGEKMAKAAVNALNLNLEKTQKRPLLFGVTILTSEENTDPQKIVKMAQNAKDWGLDGVVCSAMEATAVKEQCGNNFLCLTPGIRLANNNKDDKNHDQVRVMTPQEAIKAGSNFLVVGRPITQAENPKQIVQEILTIISNN, from the coding sequence ATGAAAACAGAACTTATTATCGCTCTCGATTACCCAAGTGCAAGTAAGGCTCTCGCCCTTGCTGAAACTTGCAAAGATTTAAACCCAAAACCCTTACTTAAAATTGGTTTGCAACTTTATGTTGCCGAAGGCCCGACCCTTATCAAAAAACTAAAACAAATGGGCTTTAAAATATTTTTGGATTTAAAATTTTATGATATACCCAATACTGTCGCCTCGGCAATACAATCTGCCATAACTTTGGGCGTTGACATTATAGATATTCACCTCAGTGGCGGCGAAAAAATGGCGAAAGCGGCCGTTAACGCTTTAAATTTAAACTTGGAAAAAACTCAAAAACGCCCTCTTCTCTTTGGAGTTACAATATTAACCAGCGAAGAAAACACAGACCCACAAAAAATAGTAAAAATGGCACAAAACGCAAAAGATTGGGGGCTTGATGGAGTTGTTTGTTCCGCAATGGAAGCAACAGCAGTCAAAGAGCAGTGTGGCAACAATTTTCTTTGTTTAACACCGGGAATACGCCTTGCCAATAACAACAAAGATGATAAAAATCATGATCAAGTCAGGGTTATGACTCCTCAAGAAGCAATTAAAGCCGGTTCAAACTTTTTGGTTGTCGGTCGCCCCATCACCCAAGCTGAAAACCCAAAGCAAATAGTTCAAGAAATTTTAACAATTATTTCCAATAATTAA
- a CDS encoding tetratricopeptide repeat protein — MSEEQKNNDGYVKIKGIFSSQEVKKVGTGTTSRKTIQKAFWDAIEQDSGNIEVQPLNSNYIPSGPKRTIPRDEFLTKFSPEPEFYTVNVLPKIREINKTIARADRHRANGESFSAEMEYSSALKIDEENIRANFGLGLTYLDRGDTGKADNIFERLVKLDGAFEQEHKHLFNEFGISLRKNKMIDQAVDYYKRAIEISPDDENLSCNMGRAYLEKEDYSNAAIHFIKALELDPKHEIAAKAVMWLQAKNFLNPEQKKKIESILPQS; from the coding sequence ATGTCAGAAGAACAAAAAAATAATGACGGCTATGTAAAAATAAAAGGTATCTTTTCCTCTCAAGAGGTAAAAAAAGTCGGAACAGGCACAACATCACGAAAAACTATTCAAAAAGCGTTTTGGGACGCTATTGAACAAGATTCAGGCAATATCGAAGTTCAACCGCTAAACTCAAATTATATACCATCAGGACCAAAACGCACTATTCCGCGTGATGAATTTTTAACTAAATTTTCTCCCGAACCTGAATTTTATACCGTCAATGTCTTACCCAAAATACGCGAAATCAATAAAACAATCGCCAGAGCCGATAGACACCGTGCCAACGGCGAAAGTTTTAGTGCCGAAATGGAATATAGCTCGGCGTTAAAAATAGACGAAGAAAATATTAGAGCAAACTTCGGACTCGGCCTTACTTATCTTGATCGAGGCGATACGGGAAAAGCCGATAATATTTTTGAAAGATTGGTTAAATTAGACGGAGCGTTTGAACAAGAACACAAACACCTCTTTAATGAGTTTGGAATTTCGCTAAGAAAAAACAAAATGATTGACCAAGCCGTTGATTATTATAAAAGAGCAATAGAAATCTCGCCTGATGACGAAAATTTATCCTGCAATATGGGGCGTGCTTATCTTGAAAAAGAAGACTACAGCAATGCGGCAATACACTTTATCAAAGCACTCGAACTTGACCCCAAACATGAAATCGCCGCTAAAGCCGTTATGTGGCTACAGGCAAAAAACTTTTTAAATCCGGAACAAAAAAAGAAGATAGAGTCCATTTTGCCCCAAAGCTAA
- a CDS encoding HDOD domain-containing protein has protein sequence MSNHFKTAQLFLEELQNNPPRLPYDSKIVSKLFDMTHPKSDSATKDIAGLIEKDPGLTAKILRLSNSPRYSLISQVSTPLAAVTVLGLNEIRNLILITGVRLSIKPKKFPLEFNFTELWQHQLLTGACARVLSYAQNNNIGSQNINHDEVYTASLLHDLGKVMIAALRPNDWLAINQLEKEKQLSTQEAEDSYWGLDHGLIAGRVLESWGLPRSLTEPIIWHHYPELAKEHKKTALFIAIANYLASEKNNLQNFFSENNTPSEFLSKKITQHLNELDINIDSIMPNILKIFEDNKYISIADEL, from the coding sequence ATGAGCAATCACTTCAAAACAGCACAACTTTTTTTAGAAGAATTACAAAACAACCCACCAAGGTTACCTTATGATTCTAAAATTGTTAGTAAGCTTTTTGATATGACTCACCCAAAATCTGACTCTGCAACCAAAGACATTGCCGGTTTAATCGAAAAAGACCCGGGGCTTACGGCAAAAATACTGCGACTTTCAAACTCTCCTCGTTACTCTTTAATCTCTCAGGTTTCTACACCACTGGCGGCAGTAACTGTTTTAGGTTTAAACGAAATCCGCAATTTAATTTTGATTACAGGCGTACGTTTAAGCATAAAACCAAAAAAATTTCCTTTGGAATTTAATTTTACAGAGCTCTGGCAACATCAACTCTTGACCGGTGCCTGTGCCAGAGTTTTATCTTACGCACAAAACAACAATATTGGCTCACAAAATATAAACCATGATGAAGTTTATACCGCCTCTCTCTTACACGACCTTGGTAAGGTAATGATCGCCGCCTTACGCCCAAACGACTGGCTCGCCATCAACCAACTTGAAAAAGAAAAACAATTAAGTACACAAGAAGCAGAAGACAGCTATTGGGGGCTTGATCACGGGCTTATAGCCGGACGAGTTTTAGAAAGTTGGGGGCTTCCCCGCTCTTTAACAGAACCCATAATCTGGCATCATTACCCGGAATTGGCAAAAGAACATAAAAAGACGGCGTTATTTATCGCAATAGCCAATTATCTGGCGAGTGAAAAAAACAATTTGCAAAACTTTTTCTCAGAAAACAATACGCCAAGCGAATTTCTCTCAAAAAAAATAACTCAACATCTTAATGAGCTTGATATAAATATAGACAGCATCATGCCAAATATATTAAAAATATTTGAAGACAACAAATATATATCTATAGCCGACGAACTATAG
- the recJ gene encoding single-stranded-DNA-specific exonuclease RecJ translates to MNSIWTFRNNDKQEVDENTKQLKEWADKLNISHEIASLLINRGFESYENLAEYLNPSLQKLAPLEQWTGFNAAAKLLGEAILNGKKLGVCGDYDVDGVTSTALVLDFMSQHGFNCVYHIPDRIEEGYGLGVKAVESLYNQGANLILTVDCGITDYNGIKRAKELGMTVVISDHHLPSDKLPDADIICNPRLVPCPCQTLAGVGVAFFLMAALNNFFEKHNGKKIDIRSLLDLVALGTLADMVELKGQNRILVKNGLLLVANPKRIGLAELKAVSGYSPTAQIDAGQLVFNIAPRINAAGRVGKAHTALKLLLTKERAEAEKLASELNSLNTERQNEEELIVKEANLQALEQIKQGSSSLILYAAHWHQGIVGIVASRMVELYHRPTIVLCNKNIEITAKNTDSNTVVKGSGRSVGGFDLHDALTQMTELLEGFGGHKQAAGLTLLFSKLESFKQEFDRLVKNTLGSEPIPQQIKIDQEIDLKKAADFTFLKEIELLQPFGIGNPEPIFSTNDLTLQTFRQKGNLVLIDVKDEKSGLSMKGKAWRRSEVKTPAERGEKITLAFSPRINRYNGMAYIELHLKDWKKSE, encoded by the coding sequence GTGAATTCAATTTGGACGTTTCGCAACAACGATAAACAAGAAGTTGACGAAAACACAAAACAGCTCAAAGAATGGGCAGACAAATTAAATATATCCCATGAAATCGCCTCGTTACTTATCAACAGAGGCTTTGAGTCTTATGAAAACCTAGCCGAATATTTAAACCCGAGCTTGCAAAAACTCGCTCCTTTAGAACAATGGACGGGGTTTAACGCCGCGGCAAAACTACTCGGCGAAGCCATCTTAAACGGAAAAAAACTTGGCGTGTGCGGAGATTATGACGTAGACGGCGTTACCTCAACGGCGTTGGTTTTAGATTTTATGAGTCAACATGGTTTTAATTGTGTTTATCATATTCCCGACCGTATAGAGGAAGGCTATGGACTAGGCGTTAAAGCAGTAGAATCATTATATAATCAAGGGGCTAATTTAATTTTAACCGTTGATTGCGGCATTACTGATTACAACGGAATAAAACGAGCCAAAGAACTTGGAATGACTGTTGTCATCAGTGATCACCACCTGCCCTCTGACAAACTGCCCGATGCCGATATAATTTGCAATCCACGTCTTGTACCTTGTCCATGTCAAACCTTGGCCGGAGTGGGTGTTGCCTTTTTTTTAATGGCGGCTTTAAATAATTTTTTCGAAAAACACAACGGGAAAAAAATAGATATTCGCAGTCTTTTAGACTTAGTCGCCCTTGGAACTCTAGCGGATATGGTAGAACTAAAAGGACAAAACCGTATTTTGGTAAAAAATGGTTTACTGCTTGTTGCAAACCCCAAACGCATAGGTTTAGCCGAATTAAAAGCTGTTTCCGGCTATTCGCCCACAGCCCAAATTGATGCCGGTCAACTGGTTTTCAATATTGCTCCACGCATTAACGCCGCCGGACGAGTCGGAAAAGCTCACACAGCCTTGAAACTGCTTTTGACAAAAGAGAGAGCTGAGGCTGAAAAACTGGCAAGCGAACTAAATAGCTTAAATACAGAAAGACAAAATGAAGAAGAATTAATTGTTAAAGAGGCAAACCTTCAAGCCCTTGAACAAATCAAACAAGGTAGCTCGTCTTTGATTTTATATGCTGCACACTGGCACCAAGGCATAGTCGGAATTGTCGCTTCTCGCATGGTTGAGCTTTACCACCGCCCAACTATTGTTTTATGTAATAAAAACATAGAGATAACCGCAAAAAACACTGATAGTAATACGGTTGTCAAAGGCTCCGGGCGTAGTGTCGGCGGGTTTGACTTACATGATGCCCTAACCCAAATGACAGAGCTTTTAGAAGGGTTCGGCGGACACAAACAAGCGGCCGGTTTAACTTTATTGTTTAGCAAGCTTGAAAGCTTTAAGCAAGAATTTGACCGTTTAGTCAAAAATACTCTGGGGTCTGAACCAATTCCACAACAAATAAAAATAGACCAAGAAATCGACCTTAAAAAGGCGGCTGATTTTACTTTTTTAAAAGAAATAGAGTTGCTTCAACCTTTTGGAATAGGAAACCCTGAGCCGATATTTTCAACTAACGACTTAACACTTCAAACTTTTCGCCAAAAAGGAAATCTGGTTTTAATTGACGTAAAAGATGAAAAAAGCGGTCTGAGTATGAAGGGAAAGGCCTGGCGACGTTCGGAAGTCAAAACTCCGGCAGAAAGAGGAGAAAAAATAACTCTTGCTTTTTCACCTCGTATAAATCGTTATAACGGAATGGCGTATATAGAGCTTCATTTGAAAGACTGGAAAAAAAGCGAATAA
- a CDS encoding methyl-accepting chemotaxis protein → MTMKHKIIVGCVFLIFIIIAISFIGTRALNKSSDGLIEFGRLASVSQTLYDIDGDFYVIGYNVYRFLDHQDAKFISAAIARTDSLKDKISIVLKVAQRSESVNSLKQLEANVSVVHSNLSEINRLSTVTSTHYNEQILPALRELTLQTTKTSMFAFDAIEFDVLSQYSKLADPFGELRGALARFYVALSPELVSEVNKHMEEVKQILTEALSLTQDNAIKQEIEIDLNSLDLFRVHFLEMENNAINQRVALTSLNDIMQQSFVAVGSISQAQLDIKNTFENDLRTSNEDSQRLALSLGIIGVIVGIGFATLIIYNLVKVLKDVSRFANDISMGNFSSIINVKEKGEIGSVIDAMQEISGVVKNMTGQVIALTDLIAAGAFRDRLKADQFKGGFGEIANDINTLCDTYVSALDSISVGLMTGNSKCEFKFLNKAAQSFAGGNKVGDPCKEHFNTPACDKNCLGMKAMGSTTPITGETVLRPALGKPIDVAVTAISLYDKHKEVVGFMEILVDITDIKTQQKMIEQAAIDASEIASRVAAAAEELSAQVEEVSRGTEMQRRRMETTAGAMAEMNSTVLDVARSAGEAAEQTNNTRNEAREGAELVNRVIGSIKSINQVTHTLHSNMQSLGKQAENIGGVLNVISDIADQTNLLALNAAIEAARAGEAGRGFAVVADEVRKLAEKTMQATKEVESSITAIQHSTKTNINEVTSAVSSIEEATGLAQSSGDALTRIVDLAAINSNLVTSIATAAEEQSATSEEINRSVDEVSVVVTQTSNGMIQATAAIQDLSATAQELNRVMADLKKQNK, encoded by the coding sequence ATGACGATGAAGCATAAAATAATCGTTGGGTGTGTGTTTTTAATCTTTATTATTATTGCAATTTCTTTTATTGGAACCAGAGCCCTAAACAAAAGCTCTGATGGTTTAATCGAGTTTGGACGTTTGGCATCTGTTAGTCAAACTCTTTATGACATTGACGGCGATTTTTATGTTATAGGATATAATGTTTATCGTTTTTTAGATCACCAAGATGCTAAGTTTATAAGTGCAGCGATAGCTCGCACTGACAGTCTGAAAGATAAGATTTCAATCGTCTTAAAGGTTGCTCAACGTTCAGAAAGTGTTAACAGTCTGAAACAACTAGAAGCAAATGTGAGTGTGGTGCATTCTAACTTAAGTGAAATTAACAGACTGTCTACTGTTACTTCAACTCACTATAATGAGCAAATATTACCTGCCTTAAGAGAACTCACCCTGCAGACTACAAAAACCTCAATGTTTGCTTTTGATGCCATTGAGTTTGATGTTTTATCTCAATACAGCAAATTAGCTGACCCCTTCGGAGAATTGAGAGGAGCTTTAGCTCGTTTTTACGTTGCGTTATCTCCGGAACTTGTGAGTGAAGTAAACAAACACATGGAAGAAGTAAAACAAATTTTAACAGAAGCTCTTTCTTTAACTCAAGATAATGCGATAAAACAAGAAATTGAAATTGATTTAAATTCCTTAGATTTATTTCGAGTTCATTTTTTAGAAATGGAAAATAATGCTATTAATCAACGAGTTGCTTTAACTAGCCTGAATGATATTATGCAACAGTCTTTTGTCGCTGTGGGCAGCATTTCTCAAGCTCAACTTGATATTAAAAATACCTTTGAAAATGATTTGCGTACTTCTAACGAAGACTCTCAAAGGCTGGCTCTTTCGCTAGGTATAATTGGGGTGATTGTGGGAATTGGCTTTGCTACTTTAATTATTTATAACTTAGTTAAAGTGCTTAAAGATGTAAGCAGATTTGCCAATGATATATCTATGGGCAATTTTTCTTCTATCATAAATGTTAAAGAAAAAGGCGAAATCGGAAGCGTAATTGATGCAATGCAAGAAATTTCAGGTGTCGTAAAAAATATGACCGGTCAAGTTATTGCTTTAACCGATCTTATTGCGGCCGGTGCCTTTAGAGACCGTTTAAAAGCAGATCAGTTTAAAGGTGGTTTCGGAGAAATAGCTAATGATATTAATACACTTTGTGATACTTATGTAAGTGCTTTAGATTCTATTTCAGTAGGTCTTATGACCGGAAACTCAAAATGTGAATTTAAGTTCTTAAATAAAGCTGCTCAATCTTTCGCCGGTGGTAATAAAGTTGGGGATCCATGTAAAGAGCATTTTAATACCCCGGCTTGTGATAAAAACTGTCTTGGTATGAAGGCAATGGGTTCCACAACCCCTATAACCGGTGAAACTGTTTTACGTCCGGCACTTGGAAAACCAATAGATGTTGCGGTTACTGCAATCTCTCTTTATGATAAACATAAAGAAGTTGTTGGATTTATGGAAATCTTGGTTGATATTACCGATATTAAAACTCAGCAAAAAATGATAGAACAAGCTGCGATTGATGCTTCGGAAATAGCTTCTCGTGTTGCGGCGGCGGCCGAAGAATTATCGGCACAAGTAGAAGAAGTTTCTCGCGGAACAGAAATGCAACGCAGGAGAATGGAAACAACGGCCGGTGCAATGGCTGAAATGAATTCAACCGTTTTAGATGTTGCCCGTAGTGCCGGAGAAGCCGCCGAACAAACAAACAATACCAGAAATGAAGCAAGAGAAGGTGCGGAACTTGTTAATAGAGTAATTGGCTCTATCAAGTCTATTAATCAAGTAACCCATACTTTACACTCAAATATGCAAAGCCTTGGTAAACAAGCCGAAAATATTGGTGGTGTGCTAAACGTTATTTCAGATATAGCCGATCAAACCAACCTCTTGGCTTTAAACGCCGCTATCGAAGCCGCCAGAGCCGGAGAAGCCGGACGTGGATTTGCGGTTGTTGCCGATGAAGTGCGTAAGCTTGCCGAAAAAACCATGCAGGCGACAAAAGAAGTTGAATCGAGCATTACCGCCATTCAACATTCTACTAAAACTAATATAAACGAAGTTACAAGCGCAGTCAGCAGCATAGAAGAAGCCACAGGCTTGGCTCAATCATCAGGAGATGCACTGACCCGCATTGTTGACTTGGCGGCGATTAACTCAAACCTTGTTACCTCAATTGCCACGGCGGCTGAAGAACAAAGTGCAACTTCAGAAGAAATTAACCGCTCCGTTGATGAAGTCAGCGTCGTTGTTACTCAAACCTCTAATGGAATGATTCAAGCAACAGCGGCAATTCAAGATCTTTCTGCAACTGCTCAAGAGTTAAATCGGGTTATGGCAGATCTTAAAAAACAAAATAAATAA
- a CDS encoding argininosuccinate synthase, giving the protein MTKKTDKIKKIILAYSGGLDTSVILKWLKQTYKCDIITLTCDLGQEEDLAGVDQKALDTGASKAYVEDLRNEFAKDFIFPMMRSSVVYEGSYLLGTSIARPLISKRLVEIARSEGADAISHGATGKGNDQVRFELSVASLAPDLQVIAPWRTWELSSRTDLIKFAEKNNIPLPTGSKRYSMDRNMLHLSYESGELEDPWEEAGEGTYTLTTPIEKTPNEPEYITIEFKNGDPIAINEKEYAPAALVMNLNKIAGKHGIGRIDMVENRFVGMKSRGVYETPGGTLIHAAHRDLESICLDREVMHIRDSLIPRYAACIYNGFWYSPEREVLQALIDKSQENISGTVRLKLFKGNVFCVGRKSPNSLFRKDIATFEHDDVYNQAMATGFIQLNGLRIQGHNKI; this is encoded by the coding sequence ATGACTAAAAAAACAGACAAAATTAAAAAGATTATTTTAGCATATTCAGGCGGTTTAGATACCTCTGTTATTTTAAAGTGGCTAAAACAAACTTATAAATGTGATATTATAACCTTAACTTGCGATCTTGGACAAGAAGAAGACTTGGCTGGCGTCGACCAAAAAGCCTTGGATACCGGTGCTTCCAAAGCTTATGTCGAAGACTTGAGAAATGAGTTTGCCAAAGATTTTATTTTTCCAATGATGCGTTCAAGCGTCGTTTACGAAGGCAGCTATCTTCTCGGAACTTCAATCGCCCGCCCGCTTATTTCCAAACGCCTAGTCGAAATCGCACGCTCGGAAGGAGCAGACGCAATTTCACACGGAGCAACGGGAAAAGGTAACGACCAAGTTCGCTTTGAGCTTTCCGTTGCATCTTTGGCACCCGACTTACAAGTTATCGCTCCTTGGCGTACTTGGGAATTAAGCTCTCGCACAGACTTAATCAAATTTGCCGAAAAAAATAATATTCCCCTGCCAACCGGTTCAAAACGTTACAGCATGGACAGAAATATGCTACACCTAAGCTATGAAAGCGGTGAACTCGAAGACCCTTGGGAAGAAGCCGGCGAAGGAACTTATACTTTAACCACGCCTATCGAAAAAACTCCAAACGAGCCTGAATATATTACAATTGAATTTAAAAACGGCGACCCTATTGCTATTAACGAAAAAGAATATGCCCCTGCCGCCTTGGTAATGAACTTAAATAAAATTGCCGGAAAACATGGAATAGGACGCATAGATATGGTTGAAAACCGCTTTGTCGGAATGAAATCACGCGGAGTTTACGAAACCCCCGGCGGAACTTTAATTCACGCCGCCCACCGTGATCTTGAAAGTATTTGTTTAGACCGTGAAGTTATGCACATAAGAGACAGCTTAATTCCCCGTTACGCCGCCTGTATTTATAACGGCTTTTGGTATTCTCCCGAAAGAGAAGTATTACAAGCCCTTATCGATAAATCACAGGAAAACATCAGCGGAACCGTGCGTTTAAAACTATTTAAAGGTAACGTATTTTGTGTTGGTCGTAAGTCGCCTAACTCATTATTCAGAAAAGATATCGCCACCTTTGAACACGACGACGTTTATAATCAAGCTATGGCAACAGGCTTTATTCAACTTAACGGGCTCAGAATTCAAGGACATAACAAAATTTAA
- a CDS encoding twin-arginine translocase TatA/TatE family subunit has translation MFGIGMQELLIVLIIGLVLFGSSKLPEIGAGLGKAIRNFKRASSESDEIDVTPKQGKKDSDKEDKQA, from the coding sequence ATGTTTGGCATCGGAATGCAAGAATTATTGATTGTTTTAATTATCGGTTTAGTGCTTTTTGGCTCAAGTAAGTTGCCTGAAATTGGTGCCGGACTTGGAAAGGCAATTAGAAATTTTAAACGTGCATCATCAGAGTCTGATGAAATTGACGTTACTCCCAAACAAGGCAAAAAAGATTCGGATAAAGAAGACAAACAGGCCTAG